From Leptotrichia wadei, one genomic window encodes:
- a CDS encoding DKNYY domain-containing protein → MKKFFRMLGLIILIGNIGFAEYTIKDGKVYWDDKLVVKYVNGVVSQYNKFLPDVESFKILKDGYARDKGTIYYDGETVKKQNGDNEVDIKTFEILEKGVARDKNTVYINGIDYPNVDVNTVKIVKS, encoded by the coding sequence ATGAAAAAATTTTTTAGGATGTTAGGATTAATTATTTTAATTGGAAATATTGGATTTGCAGAATATACGATTAAAGATGGCAAAGTTTATTGGGATGATAAACTTGTCGTGAAATATGTAAATGGGGTAGTCAGTCAGTACAATAAATTTTTACCTGATGTGGAAAGTTTTAAAATATTAAAAGATGGGTATGCAAGAGATAAAGGAACTATTTATTATGATGGAGAAACGGTGAAAAAACAAAATGGAGATAATGAAGTAGATATAAAAACATTTGAGATTTTGGAAAAAGGTGTGGCAAGGGATAAAAATACGGTTTATATTAATGGAATTGATTATCCCAATGTGGATGTAAATACAGTAAAAATTGTAAAATCTTAG
- a CDS encoding DUF898 family protein, giving the protein MENRSYFDGGLLSYVGWIILGSLLTWCTFGICYPWALCMIYGWKINHTVIEGRRLKFNGTAVGLFGNWIKWLLLIVVTFGIYGFWVHIKLEQWKVKNTTFLD; this is encoded by the coding sequence ATGGAAAATAGAAGTTATTTTGATGGGGGACTGTTAAGTTATGTTGGCTGGATCATTTTAGGAAGTCTTTTAACTTGGTGTACGTTTGGAATTTGTTATCCTTGGGCTTTGTGCATGATTTATGGCTGGAAAATAAACCATACTGTTATAGAAGGAAGAAGGCTAAAATTCAACGGAACTGCAGTAGGATTATTTGGAAATTGGATAAAATGGTTATTGTTAATAGTAGTGACATTTGGAATATACGGTTTTTGGGTGCACATAAAACTGGAACAGTGGAAAGTAAAAAATACAACATTTTTAGATTAA
- the purH gene encoding bifunctional phosphoribosylaminoimidazolecarboxamide formyltransferase/IMP cyclohydrolase, protein MKKRALISVFDKTGILEFAQFLDKKGVEIISTGGTYRYLKENGLSVIDVSEVTNFKEMLDGRVKTLHPNIHGGILAIRDNKEHMDTIAKEGIETIDYVVVNLYPFFREVQTDKTFDEKIEFIDIGGPTMLRSAAKSFKDVTVICETEDYSVVMEEMEKDGQVSYETKKRLAGKVFNLTSAYDAAISAFLLEEDYPKYLNVSYEKKFDLRYGENPHQSSAYYVSTTENGSMKDTKQLNGKELSFNNIRDMDIAWKVVGEFDGPAACAIKHSTPCGVAVADDIFTAYKKAHDCDPVSIFGGIVALNREVNKETAEELKKIFLEIVIAPSFTDEALGILKTKKNLRVIECKTPKPQDKFDYVKVDGGILVQGTNNKMIDEINVVTEKQPTEKEKADMELGMKVVKYVKSNAIVVVKDGMAIGVGTGQTNRIWSTEHALQHAQEKVGKDLTGAVLASDAFFPFRDCVDTAAKTGIKAIVQPGGSMRDQESIDACNEHGITMVFTGIRHFKH, encoded by the coding sequence ATGAAAAAAAGAGCATTAATAAGCGTTTTTGATAAGACAGGAATTTTAGAATTTGCACAGTTTTTGGATAAAAAAGGTGTGGAAATTATTTCAACAGGAGGGACTTATAGATATTTGAAGGAAAATGGTCTTTCTGTGATTGATGTTTCAGAAGTTACGAATTTTAAAGAAATGCTGGATGGGAGAGTAAAAACTTTGCATCCGAATATTCATGGTGGAATTTTGGCGATTAGAGATAATAAAGAGCACATGGATACGATTGCAAAAGAAGGAATTGAAACAATTGATTATGTTGTTGTTAATCTTTATCCGTTCTTTAGAGAAGTTCAAACTGACAAAACTTTTGATGAAAAAATCGAATTTATTGATATAGGTGGACCTACAATGCTTCGTTCGGCTGCAAAATCTTTTAAAGATGTGACAGTTATTTGCGAAACTGAAGACTATTCAGTAGTTATGGAAGAAATGGAAAAAGATGGACAAGTTTCTTATGAAACTAAAAAAAGATTGGCTGGAAAAGTATTTAACTTGACATCAGCTTACGATGCGGCAATTTCTGCGTTCTTGTTAGAAGAAGATTATCCTAAATATTTGAATGTTTCTTATGAGAAAAAATTTGACTTGAGATACGGGGAAAATCCTCATCAATCTTCAGCTTATTATGTTTCAACTACTGAAAATGGAAGCATGAAAGATACTAAGCAATTGAATGGAAAAGAATTATCATTTAACAATATTAGAGATATGGATATTGCTTGGAAAGTGGTTGGAGAATTCGATGGTCCAGCAGCTTGTGCGATAAAACACTCAACTCCTTGTGGTGTAGCTGTTGCAGATGATATTTTCACAGCGTATAAAAAAGCTCACGATTGCGACCCAGTATCAATTTTTGGTGGAATTGTTGCACTAAACAGAGAAGTTAATAAAGAAACTGCCGAAGAATTGAAAAAAATCTTCTTGGAAATTGTAATTGCACCTTCATTTACAGATGAAGCATTGGGAATCTTGAAAACTAAGAAAAACTTGAGAGTTATCGAATGTAAAACTCCAAAACCTCAAGATAAATTCGATTATGTAAAAGTTGACGGCGGAATTTTGGTTCAAGGAACAAATAATAAAATGATTGATGAAATAAATGTTGTTACTGAAAAACAACCTACTGAAAAAGAAAAAGCTGATATGGAATTAGGAATGAAAGTTGTAAAATATGTAAAATCAAATGCAATTGTAGTCGTTAAAGATGGAATGGCAATTGGTGTAGGAACTGGTCAAACTAACAGAATTTGGTCAACAGAACACGCATTGCAACATGCTCAAGAAAAAGTTGGAAAAGACTTGACAGGAGCAGTATTAGCATCAGATGCTTTCTTCCCATTCAGAGATTGCGTAGATACAGCTGCAAAAACAGGAATTAAAGCGATTGTACAACCAGGTGGATCAATGAGAGATCAAGAATCTATCGATGCTTGTAACGAACATGGAATTACAATGGTATTTACAGGAATTAGACATTTTAAACATTAA
- a CDS encoding replication-associated recombination protein A, producing MNLFDEVYENKKPLAFRYRPKSLDDFYGQEKLVGKNGILRKIIERGNFMNAIFWGAPGTGKTTLAEIVAEKMNYHYEYLNAIKASVTDIKDISDKAHNRFRTNGQQTLLFLDEIHRFNKLQQDSLLQDLENGNIILIGATTENPYYNLNNALLSRCMAFEFKKLSEKDLLKILKNINEKEKIGISDEILKYISEIIEGDARQAINILELIANVGVDFTLDEVKEVLNTKKSYHKTEDKYNTVSAMIKSIRGSDPDAAIYWMAKMLSGGEDILYIARRLVILASEDIGLANPQALPIAVSGLNAVKEIGMPEARIILSEVAIYLAISPKSNSAYNAINSALSHIENEKIQDVPTHLTKVGKKDYKYPHNYENHYVNQVYMNEKIKFYEFGENKFEMAAKEYFKKIKKNEK from the coding sequence ATGAATTTATTTGATGAAGTATATGAAAATAAGAAGCCACTTGCATTTAGATATCGTCCGAAAAGTTTGGATGATTTTTATGGTCAGGAAAAATTGGTTGGGAAAAATGGAATTTTGAGGAAGATTATTGAGCGTGGAAATTTTATGAATGCGATTTTTTGGGGAGCACCTGGGACGGGGAAGACGACTCTTGCGGAAATTGTTGCTGAAAAAATGAATTATCATTATGAATATTTGAATGCGATAAAGGCGTCTGTGACTGATATAAAGGACATTTCTGATAAGGCACACAACAGATTTCGTACGAACGGACAGCAGACACTTTTGTTTTTGGATGAGATTCATAGATTTAATAAGTTGCAGCAGGATTCACTTTTGCAGGATTTGGAAAATGGGAATATTATTTTAATTGGTGCTACGACTGAAAATCCTTATTATAATTTGAATAATGCGTTGTTGTCACGATGTATGGCATTTGAATTTAAAAAATTGAGTGAAAAAGATTTGCTTAAAATTTTAAAAAATATTAATGAAAAAGAGAAAATTGGAATTTCAGATGAGATTTTAAAATATATTTCAGAAATTATTGAAGGAGATGCGAGACAGGCTATAAATATTTTGGAATTGATTGCGAATGTTGGGGTGGATTTTACGCTTGATGAAGTGAAGGAAGTGTTGAATACGAAAAAGTCTTATCACAAGACGGAAGACAAGTATAATACGGTTTCTGCGATGATAAAAAGTATTCGTGGGAGTGACCCTGATGCGGCGATTTATTGGATGGCAAAAATGCTCTCTGGTGGTGAAGATATTTTGTATATTGCTAGAAGGCTTGTAATTTTGGCTTCTGAAGATATCGGACTTGCAAATCCACAGGCGTTACCAATTGCGGTGTCTGGACTTAATGCGGTAAAGGAGATTGGAATGCCAGAAGCAAGAATAATTCTTTCGGAAGTTGCAATTTATTTGGCAATTTCTCCAAAGAGTAATTCAGCTTATAATGCGATAAATTCAGCACTTAGCCATATTGAGAATGAAAAAATTCAAGATGTGCCAACTCATCTTACAAAAGTTGGGAAAAAAGATTATAAATATCCTCATAACTATGAAAATCATTATGTTAATCAGGTTTACATGAATGAAAAAATTAAGTTTTATGAATTTGGGGAGAATAAGTTTGAGATGGCGGCGAAGGAGTATTTTAAGAAAATAAAAAAGAATGAAAAATAA
- a CDS encoding AAA family ATPase → MGNRKKKKLPIGISDFKEIIENNYYYFDKTKFIENILEDGSKVKLFTRPRRFGKTLNISMLKYFFDIKNKDENRKLFENLEISKSEYFEKQGNFFVISISFKNYDAESWESGFNTIKNEIKLLYNEFYLIRDNLNQSDLADFDAIWLKKDNADWINSLFNLTRYLYEISGKKVVVLIDEYDQPIIDSYIKGNYEKCIAFFKAFYGKVLKDNNYLEMGILTGILRVAKENVFSGLNNLEVHTILDDEFTEYFGIMENEVEKSLEDFDLKYELNDVQKWYNGYLFGEKKVYNPWSIINFLKNEKLKPYWVNTSGNGLINLYLQKLKNDVFDDFSKLLNKENILKKINNNMTFENLKTNFGKNIWNLFFHSGYLTLADKYDVMKKNASIKIPNKEILEMFSEMFIEIYFKDSETFLDMTDALTTGNIEKFKFELNKILLENIGIFDVIGIYKEQFYHGLMLGLILMLKNEYEISSNNFAGKGRYDLLLKPKNIFERKEGIIIELKAINIDNLKLDLEKIHEKLLNECEVALNQIEKKEYTSILKNAGIDNILKIGIAFFGKEFEVKFERE, encoded by the coding sequence ATGGGAAATCGCAAAAAAAAGAAATTACCAATTGGAATATCTGATTTTAAAGAGATTATCGAAAATAACTACTACTATTTTGATAAAACAAAATTTATAGAAAATATTTTAGAAGATGGCTCTAAAGTTAAATTATTTACTCGTCCGAGAAGATTTGGAAAAACCTTAAATATTTCGATGTTAAAATACTTTTTTGACATTAAAAATAAAGACGAAAATAGAAAATTATTCGAAAATTTAGAAATTTCTAAAAGTGAATATTTTGAAAAACAGGGGAATTTCTTTGTAATCTCTATTTCTTTTAAAAATTATGATGCAGAAAGCTGGGAAAGTGGATTTAATACGATTAAAAATGAAATAAAATTGCTGTATAACGAATTTTATTTGATAAGAGATAATTTAAATCAAAGTGACTTGGCAGATTTTGATGCTATTTGGCTGAAAAAAGATAATGCTGACTGGATTAATTCTTTATTTAATTTGACTAGATATTTGTATGAAATCTCTGGAAAAAAAGTTGTTGTTTTGATAGATGAATACGACCAGCCAATAATTGATTCCTACATAAAAGGAAATTATGAGAAATGTATTGCGTTTTTTAAAGCATTTTATGGAAAAGTTTTGAAAGATAATAATTATTTGGAAATGGGAATTTTAACTGGAATATTACGAGTTGCAAAGGAAAATGTCTTTTCGGGATTGAATAATTTGGAAGTTCACACAATTTTAGATGATGAATTTACAGAATACTTTGGAATTATGGAAAATGAAGTTGAAAAATCTCTTGAAGATTTTGACTTAAAATATGAATTAAATGATGTCCAGAAGTGGTACAATGGATATTTATTTGGCGAAAAAAAAGTTTATAATCCTTGGTCGATTATTAATTTTTTAAAAAATGAAAAATTGAAGCCTTATTGGGTAAATACAAGTGGAAACGGATTAATCAACTTATATCTCCAAAAATTAAAAAATGATGTTTTTGACGATTTTTCAAAATTATTGAATAAAGAAAATATTCTTAAAAAAATAAACAACAATATGACTTTTGAAAATTTGAAAACTAATTTTGGAAAAAATATTTGGAATCTATTTTTTCATAGCGGATATTTGACTTTGGCTGATAAGTATGATGTGATGAAAAAAAATGCTAGTATTAAAATTCCAAACAAAGAAATTCTAGAAATGTTTTCAGAAATGTTTATCGAAATTTATTTCAAAGATTCCGAAACCTTTCTGGATATGACTGATGCACTTACAACTGGAAATATTGAAAAATTTAAATTTGAATTGAATAAAATCTTATTAGAAAATATTGGTATTTTTGATGTAATCGGAATTTATAAAGAGCAGTTTTATCATGGATTAATGTTAGGACTAATCTTAATGTTAAAAAATGAATATGAAATTTCATCAAATAATTTTGCTGGAAAAGGTCGATACGATTTACTTTTGAAACCTAAAAATATTTTTGAAAGAAAAGAAGGAATCATCATTGAATTAAAAGCAATAAATATAGATAATTTGAAATTAGATTTGGAAAAGATTCACGAAAAATTGTTAAATGAATGTGAGGTTGCACTAAATCAAATTGAAAAAAAAGAGTATACTTCGATTTTGAAAAATGCTGGAATTGACAATATTTTAAAAATTGGAATTGCGTTTTTTGGAAAAGAGTTTGAAGTAAAATTTGAGAGAGAATAA
- a CDS encoding methylated-DNA--[protein]-cysteine S-methyltransferase codes for MKKNIYFYETNTPIGKIGIATTEDDSHITDLTWESDFENLIKENDFQICETELIKQAKKQLFEYFEKKRKNFDLPLLKEGTPFQISVWSALEKIPYGETCSYKDIAIAIDNPKAVRAVGMANNRNKIAIFIPCHRVIGADGKLVGYGGGLHIKRFLLELEGIKIK; via the coding sequence ATGAAAAAGAACATCTATTTTTATGAGACAAACACTCCGATTGGAAAAATTGGGATTGCTACAACAGAAGATGACTCTCACATTACAGATTTGACTTGGGAATCTGATTTTGAAAATTTAATAAAAGAAAATGATTTTCAAATTTGTGAAACTGAACTGATTAAACAAGCGAAAAAACAACTTTTTGAATATTTTGAAAAAAAACGAAAAAATTTTGATTTGCCACTTTTGAAAGAAGGAACACCATTTCAAATTTCTGTTTGGAGTGCTCTTGAAAAAATTCCTTATGGTGAAACTTGTTCTTACAAAGATATTGCAATCGCAATTGACAATCCAAAAGCTGTCCGTGCAGTTGGAATGGCAAATAATCGAAATAAAATTGCTATTTTTATTCCTTGTCATCGTGTGATTGGTGCAGATGGAAAATTGGTTGGTTATGGTGGGGGACTTCATATTAAGCGATTTTTGTTGGAATTGGAAGGTATTAAAATAAAATAA
- the relB gene encoding type II toxin-antitoxin system RelB family antitoxin has protein sequence MITVSINANPDIENKINNYVKENNINLNQVMLDLILEKIEDEEDYKLAVEAYEEYKANKEKAISFDDLVKKMGLEDEI, from the coding sequence ATGATAACCGTTTCTATAAATGCTAATCCTGACATAGAGAACAAAATAAATAACTATGTTAAGGAAAATAATATCAATTTAAACCAGGTAATGTTAGATTTAATTCTTGAAAAAATCGAAGATGAAGAAGACTACAAATTGGCTGTTGAGGCTTATGAAGAATATAAAGCAAACAAGGAAAAAGCAATTTCATTTGACGATTTAGTAAAAAAAATGGGCTTGGAAGATGAAATATAA
- a CDS encoding type II toxin-antitoxin system RelE family toxin has protein sequence MKYKVIIREKAEKQLNKLDNSIKLKIMRYIKQNLNETDNPKKFGKALRYNLKGFWRYRVENYRIIVKIEENELLILVVQIDKRDKIYI, from the coding sequence ATGAAATATAAAGTCATTATCAGAGAAAAAGCAGAAAAACAACTGAATAAACTAGATAATTCAATAAAACTAAAAATCATGCGATATATCAAGCAAAATCTTAATGAAACAGATAATCCAAAAAAATTTGGAAAAGCTTTGAGATATAATCTAAAAGGATTTTGGAGATATCGAGTTGAAAATTATAGAATTATTGTAAAAATTGAAGAAAATGAATTACTTATTTTGGTTGTTCAAATAGATAAAAGGGATAAAATTTATATTTAA
- a CDS encoding glycoside hydrolase family 13 protein has protein sequence MDIKKLDKKWRKKEVGYQIYPRSFYDSNNDGIGDLNGITEKLDYLKNLGITLIWVCPIFKSPMDDNGYDISDYYDVNPEFGTKEDLEKLIAEAEKRGIKVILDLVINHTSDEHEWFLEALKNPESKYRNYYIFKRGENGLPPTNWRSHFGGSAWEKVEGEADENGNEMYYLHLFTKKQPDLNWENPEVRKELYEMVNYWLEKGIAGFRVDAINSIKKDARYLDLPVDGADGMAYNVEYTLNQPGIEEFLSELAKETFKKYNAMTVAETPMLEYERYNDFIGEDGFFTMIFDFSYADLDMTKGGFYYSLRDIPTIELRDAIFESQLTQQKYGWGAPFFENHDLPRSLNKFFGEKANETNAKLLANVFFFLRGTPFIYQGQEIGMDNFVRNDISEFDDIASKDQYQRALGEGFSSEEALYFVNKRSRDNSRTPMQWDNSKNAGFSKDENSKSWIKLTGSQATTNVADQINDKDSIFSHYKKMIDLRQNGKYSDCLTFGDFISVPLENEKIIAYVRKYGNQKVLCISNFSELKQEVKLSEIAKALGEKEIKIGEILINNFDGFENNGEKVIFEGFQSLLVEI, from the coding sequence ATGGATATAAAAAAATTAGATAAAAAATGGCGGAAAAAAGAAGTTGGATATCAAATTTATCCAAGAAGTTTTTATGATAGCAATAACGATGGAATTGGAGATTTGAATGGAATTACAGAGAAATTAGATTATTTGAAGAATTTGGGGATAACGCTTATTTGGGTTTGTCCAATTTTTAAGTCGCCAATGGATGATAATGGATATGATATTTCAGATTATTATGATGTGAATCCTGAATTCGGGACAAAGGAAGATTTGGAAAAATTGATTGCAGAGGCCGAAAAAAGAGGGATAAAAGTAATTTTAGATTTGGTAATTAATCATACTTCTGATGAGCACGAGTGGTTTTTGGAAGCATTGAAAAATCCTGAAAGCAAGTACAGAAATTACTATATTTTCAAAAGAGGAGAAAATGGATTGCCACCAACAAACTGGAGATCACATTTTGGAGGTTCTGCTTGGGAAAAAGTTGAAGGGGAAGCTGATGAAAATGGAAATGAAATGTACTATTTGCATTTATTTACAAAAAAACAGCCTGACTTAAACTGGGAAAATCCTGAAGTTAGAAAAGAGCTTTACGAAATGGTAAATTATTGGCTTGAAAAGGGAATTGCTGGATTTAGAGTTGATGCGATTAATTCGATAAAAAAAGATGCAAGATATTTGGATTTGCCAGTTGATGGAGCGGATGGAATGGCATACAATGTGGAATATACTTTGAATCAGCCTGGAATTGAAGAGTTTTTAAGCGAATTGGCAAAAGAAACTTTCAAAAAATATAATGCGATGACTGTTGCGGAAACTCCAATGCTTGAGTATGAAAGATACAATGATTTCATTGGAGAAGATGGATTTTTTACAATGATTTTTGATTTTAGCTATGCAGATTTAGATATGACAAAAGGCGGATTTTACTATTCATTGAGAGATATTCCAACAATAGAGCTTAGGGATGCTATTTTTGAAAGTCAGTTGACTCAGCAAAAATACGGATGGGGAGCACCATTCTTTGAAAATCACGATTTGCCAAGAAGTTTAAATAAATTTTTTGGTGAAAAAGCAAATGAAACAAATGCAAAATTATTAGCAAATGTATTTTTCTTTTTGCGAGGAACACCGTTTATTTATCAAGGTCAAGAAATTGGAATGGATAATTTTGTGAGAAATGATATTTCTGAATTTGATGATATTGCAAGTAAAGACCAATATCAACGGGCATTAGGAGAAGGATTTTCATCTGAGGAAGCATTATATTTTGTAAATAAACGAAGCCGTGACAATTCAAGAACGCCTATGCAATGGGATAACAGCAAAAATGCTGGCTTTTCAAAAGATGAAAACTCAAAATCATGGATAAAATTAACAGGAAGCCAAGCCACAACAAATGTAGCAGACCAAATAAATGACAAAGATTCAATTTTTTCACACTACAAAAAAATGATTGATTTAAGACAAAATGGTAAATATTCAGATTGCTTGACTTTTGGTGATTTCATCTCTGTTCCGTTGGAGAATGAAAAAATTATTGCTTATGTGAGAAAATACGGGAATCAAAAAGTTCTTTGTATTAGTAATTTTTCTGAGTTGAAACAAGAAGTTAAATTAAGTGAAATTGCAAAAGCTCTTGGAGAAAAAGAAATTAAAATTGGAGAAATTTTGATTAACAATTTTGATGGTTTTGAAAATAATGGAGAGAAAGTTATTTTTGAAGGGTTTCAAAGTTTATTAGTTGAAATTTAA
- a CDS encoding 6-phospho-alpha-glucosidase: MKKFSIVVAGGGSTFTPGIVLMLLDNLDKFPIRQIKFYDNDAERQEVIAKACDIIIKEKAPDINFVYTTDPETAFTDVDFVMAHIRVGKYAMREKDEKIPLKHGVLGQETCGPGGIAYGMRSIGGVIELVDFMEKYSPNAWMLNYSNPAAIVAEATRRLRPNSKILNICDMPIGIEIRMAEMLGLKSRKDMVIRYFGLNHFGWWTDIRDKHGKDLMPELKEKVAKIGYNVEIEGENTEASWNDTFTKARDVFAIDPTTMPNTYLKYYFFPDYVVEHSDPNHTRANEVMEGREKFVFGECRAIAEKGTAKDSKLHVDDHASYIVDLARAIAYDTKERMLLIVENDGALSNFDPTAMVEVPCLVGSNGPEKIVQGKIPQFQKGLMEQQVSVEKLTVEAWIEGSYQKLWQAITLSRTVPSASVAKAILDDLIEANKDFWPVLK, encoded by the coding sequence ATGAAAAAATTTTCAATTGTAGTAGCTGGTGGAGGGAGTACATTTACTCCAGGGATTGTTCTGATGTTATTGGATAACTTAGACAAATTTCCAATCAGACAAATAAAATTTTATGATAACGATGCAGAAAGACAGGAAGTTATAGCAAAGGCTTGTGATATTATTATAAAGGAAAAAGCACCTGATATTAACTTTGTTTATACAACAGATCCTGAAACAGCATTTACAGATGTTGACTTTGTTATGGCGCATATAAGAGTTGGAAAATATGCAATGCGTGAAAAAGATGAAAAAATACCTTTAAAACATGGAGTATTAGGACAAGAAACTTGCGGACCAGGAGGAATTGCTTATGGAATGCGTTCAATTGGTGGAGTTATTGAATTAGTTGATTTTATGGAAAAATATTCGCCAAATGCTTGGATGTTGAACTATTCAAATCCTGCGGCAATTGTAGCAGAAGCAACTAGAAGATTGCGTCCAAATTCTAAAATATTAAATATTTGTGATATGCCAATTGGAATCGAAATAAGAATGGCTGAAATGCTTGGATTGAAATCAAGAAAAGATATGGTTATTAGATACTTTGGATTGAATCACTTTGGTTGGTGGACAGATATTAGAGATAAACATGGAAAAGACTTAATGCCTGAATTAAAAGAAAAAGTTGCAAAAATAGGGTATAATGTAGAAATTGAAGGAGAAAATACTGAAGCAAGCTGGAATGATACATTTACAAAAGCAAGAGATGTATTTGCAATTGATCCTACAACAATGCCTAACACTTACTTAAAATACTATTTCTTCCCAGATTATGTAGTAGAACACTCAGATCCTAATCATACAAGAGCGAATGAAGTAATGGAAGGAAGAGAAAAATTCGTATTTGGTGAATGTAGAGCAATCGCTGAAAAAGGAACTGCAAAAGATAGTAAACTTCATGTAGACGATCATGCTTCATATATAGTTGACTTGGCAAGAGCAATTGCTTATGATACAAAAGAAAGAATGTTGTTAATCGTAGAAAACGATGGAGCGTTATCAAACTTTGATCCAACTGCAATGGTAGAAGTACCTTGTTTAGTAGGTTCAAATGGACCTGAAAAAATTGTTCAAGGTAAAATCCCTCAATTCCAAAAAGGTTTAATGGAACAACAAGTTTCTGTTGAAAAATTAACAGTAGAAGCATGGATTGAAGGTTCATACCAAAAATTATGGCAGGCAATTACATTGTCAAGAACTGTGCCAAGTGCATCTGTTGCAAAAGCTATTTTGGATGACTTGATCGAGGCTAATAAAGATTTCTGGCCAGTTTTGAAATAA
- a CDS encoding GntR family transcriptional regulator: MKKYEKVYQDIKEKIKNGELKPGDFLKKEDDLAEEYNFSKLTVRKALSMLETEGRIQKVKGKKSIILEKKNLENISLTSIQTTQELNKIQNIHLEKELISLYIVQGVKELMDKFQVSENADFYKVVRTTSLNGEVLNYSTSFFDRRIVPFLNEKIAKNSIYEYLEKELKLKIAYSRREIKFRKITSEEQKYFKLKDINMVVVIETHAYLSNGTLFQYETIIHHPEKFTFTAIAKR, encoded by the coding sequence ATGAAAAAATATGAAAAAGTTTATCAAGATATAAAAGAAAAAATAAAAAATGGAGAGCTTAAACCTGGTGATTTTTTAAAAAAAGAAGATGATTTGGCAGAAGAGTATAATTTTTCCAAACTTACTGTGAGAAAAGCTCTTTCAATGTTAGAAACAGAGGGGCGCATTCAAAAAGTAAAAGGAAAAAAGTCAATTATTTTGGAGAAAAAAAATTTAGAAAATATTTCTTTGACTTCTATTCAAACTACACAAGAACTTAATAAAATTCAAAATATTCATCTTGAAAAAGAATTAATAAGCCTTTATATTGTACAAGGGGTAAAGGAACTCATGGATAAATTCCAAGTTTCTGAAAACGCTGATTTTTATAAGGTTGTTAGAACTACTTCATTAAATGGTGAAGTGCTAAATTATTCTACTTCATTTTTTGATAGAAGAATCGTTCCATTTTTAAATGAGAAAATCGCAAAAAATTCTATTTACGAATATTTAGAAAAAGAGCTAAAATTAAAAATTGCCTACTCTCGTAGAGAAATAAAATTTAGAAAAATTACTTCTGAAGAGCAAAAATATTTTAAATTGAAAGATATAAATATGGTTGTTGTCATTGAAACACATGCCTATTTATCAAATGGAACACTTTTTCAGTATGAAACAATAATTCATCATCCTGAGAAATTTACTTTCACTGCTATTGCAAAAAGATAA